From Medicago truncatula cultivar Jemalong A17 chromosome 7, MtrunA17r5.0-ANR, whole genome shotgun sequence, a single genomic window includes:
- the LOC11415492 gene encoding RINT1-like protein MAG2, with protein MNRLQTLPLPSHLSHSALTFLDHNFHTATVLTESPNFVAELQTQCSELDRALDDLTRRLGAGLAKYASFSGEIHSLFDGVKFKLNEISATCSSSIVPDGGRCEGDGKGEKGFREELATLAKEVARLETVRVYAETALKLDTLVGDIEDAVSYTMSNKNIRKHSSDENSGDMRLFAIKKLKMTEETLTSITNIHPQWRNLVSAVDHRVDRALAILRPQAIADHRALLSSLGWPPPLSALTSSHSDARIANPLQSMHADHKLRYSENFLALCNLQELQRKRKSRQLVGHDREIALRQPLWAIEELVNPLSLASEKHFSKWVDKPEFIFTLVYKITRDYVDSVDEMLQPLVDEAKVVGYSCREEWISAMVTSLSTYLAKEIFPSYITQLEEESITGIQSSSRISWLHLIDLMIAFDKKIMSLVENSGVLLSLDDDILQRISSLSVFCDRPDWLDLWAEIELGDALDKLKPDIENENNWRKKIESVALSSNIDDHKSPLVSSAFVRHLASVVERCRSLPNVTLRSKFLRLVGVPIIRKFSDSILVRCQEAEGLTALTDNDALTKVAISINAAHYFESVLNEWSEDVFFLEMGVDEEDKVELPSNSNRDSEGWPESSNRVIFDDEIKKLEEFRTEWVEKIAVVILRGFDARSREYLKNKKQWQKSEEGWTVSKTLIEALDYLQGKMAVVEEGLNSRDFVGVWRSLAAGIDRLIFNGILLSNAKFHNSGVERFGSDLDVLFGVFGSWCLRPEGFFPNTIEGLKLLKMDEKRVQECMTGGKRRLKENGIRHLSVSEAEKILKNRVFAS; from the exons ATGAACCGCCTCCAAACACTGCCACTACCCTCTCACCTCTCCCACTCCGCACTCACCTTCCTCGACCACAACTTCCACACCGCAACCGTCCTCACCGAGTCTCCCAATTTCGTCGCCGAGCTTCAAACTCAGTGCTCCGAGTTGGATCGCGCTCTTGATGACTTGACTCGGAGACTCGGTGCGGGTCTTGCGAAGTACGCTTCGTTTTCCGGCGAAATTCATAGTCTCTTCGATGGTGTCAAATtcaaattgaatgaaatttcCGCTACGTGCTCTTCTAGCATTGTGCCAG ATGGAGGAAGATGTGAAGGTGATGGAAAAGGTGAGAAAGGTTTTAGAGAAGAACTTGCGACTTTGGCAAAGGAAGTTGCTAGGTTGGAAACTGTTCGTGTTTATGCag AGACAGCACTGAAACTTGATACATTGGTTGGTGATATTGAAGATGCTGTATCGTATACCATGAGTAATAAAAACATAAGGAAGCATTCTTCTGACGAGAATTCAGGA GATATGCGTCTATTTGctattaaaaaacttaaaatgacAGAAGAAACATTGACTTCAATTACAAATATACACCCTCAATGGAGGAATCTTGTATCAGCAGTTGACCATAGAGTAGATCGAGCTCTAGCCATTTTAAGACCCCAGGCAATCGCTGATCATCGGGCACTTCTATCTTCGCTTGGATGGCCCCCACCTCTTTCGGCTTTAACATCCTCACACTCAGATGCAAGGATTGCAAATCCTCTACAAAGCATGCACGCTGATCATAAGCTCAGGTACTCAGAAAATTTCCTTGCTTTGTGCAACCTACAGGAGTTGCAAAGGAAAAGGAAATCTAGACAGCTTGTGGGCCATGATAGGGAGATTGCCCTACGACAACCACTTTGGGCAATTGAAGAGCTTGTGAATCCCCTATCATTGGCTTCTGAAAAGCATTTCTCAAAATGGGTTGATAAACCAGAATTTATTTTTACACTTGTGTATAAGATCACAAGGGATTATGTTGACTCTGTGGATGAAATGTTACAGCCATTGGTTGATGAAGCTAAGGTAGTTGGATATAGTTGCCGAGAAGAATGGATCTCAGCAATGGTAACCTCCTTATCCACATACTTGGCAAAGGAAATTTTCCCTAGTTATATTACTCAACTAGAAGAGGAGAGTATTACAGGTATTCAGTCATCTTCTAGAATATCATGGCTGCACCTCATTGACTTGATGATAGCTTTTGACAAAAAGATTATGTCTTTGGTAGAAAATTCTGGGGTTTTGCTATCTTTAGATGATGATATCTTGCAGCGAATTTCTTCTCTATCTGTATTTTGTGATCGTCCAGATTGGCTTGATTTGTGGGCAGAAATAGAGCTAGGTGATGCCCTAGATAAGTTAAAACCAGACATTGAAAATGAGAATAATTggagaaagaaaattgaaagtgtAGCTCTTTCATCAAATATTGATGATCACAAGTCTCCTCTAGTTTCCAGTGCCTTTGTTCGCCATCTAGCGTCTGTTGTTGAACGTTGTCGGTCATTGCCTAATGTTACTTTGCGGTCAAAATTTCTCAGATTAGTAGGTGTGcctattataagaaaattttctgATTCCATACTAGTCCGTTGCCAAGAAGCTGAAGGGTTGACTGCTCTAACTGATAATGATGCTTTAACTAAAGTTGCAATTTCCATCAATGCCGCTCATTACTTTGAATCTGTTTTAAACGAATGGTCTGAAGATGTCTTTTTCCTTGAGATGGGGGTGGACGAGGAAGACAAAGTGGAATTACCGAGTAATTCAAACAGGGATAGTGAAGGGTGGCCAGAGAGTTCCAATAGAGTTATCTTTGACGATGAAATCAAAAAGTTGGAAGAGTTTAGAACAGAGTGGGTTGAAAAGATAGCTGTAGTTATTTTGAGAGGATTTGATGCTCGTTCTCGAGAATATTTGAAGAACAAAAAGCAATGGCAGAAGAGTGAAGAAGGTTGGACAGTGTCTAAGACTCTAATAGAGGCCTTGGATTATCTGCAAGGTAAAATGGCAGTGGTGGAAGAAGGTTTGAATAGCAGGGATTTTGTTGGGGTTTGGAGAAGTTTGGCTGCAGGAATAGATCGGTTAATTTTTAATGGTATTCTCCTAAGCAATGCAAAATTTCATAATAGTGGCGTTGAAAGATTTGGTAGTGACTTGGATGTTTTATTTGGGGTAT
- the LOC25498431 gene encoding putative kinase-like protein TMKL1, whose product MSSLKTLSSFYLLFFIFFFCNKASTKTTPPSTSSDIELLLFKIKPSLQGKTENLVLSSWNTSIPLCQWRGLKWVFTNGSSLSCTDLSSPQWNNLSFFKNPFLHLFSLQLPSANLSGSLPREIGQFPMLQSLYLNINSLTGTIPLELGYGSSLSEVDLSDNLLNGVLPPSIWNLCDKLLSLKLHGNSLSGSVSEPALPDSSCKFLQFLDLGGNKFSGNFPDFVTTFGALKELDLGNNMFSGVIPYGLVGLRLEKLNLSHNNFSGVVPFFGETSKFGVDAFEGNSPDLCGTPLQSCSKNSSLSSGAVAGIVISLMTGAVVLASLLIGYMQNKKKKGSGDSEDELNDEEDDEENGGGNSVGGNGEGKLMLFPGGENLTLDDVLNATGQVMEKTCYGTAYKAKLADGGTIALRLLREGTCKDRTSCLAVIKQLGKIRHENLIPLRAFYQGKRGEKLLIYDYLPLRTLHDLLHEIKAGKPVLNWARRHKIALGIARGLAYLHTGLDAPITHANIRSKNVLVDDFFVARVSDFALDKLMIPSIADEMVALAKTDGYKAPELQRMKKCNSRTDVYAFGILLLEILIGKKPGKNGRSGEYVDLPSMVKVAVLEETTMEVFDVELLKGIRSPMEDGLVQALKLAMGCCAPVASVRPSMEEVVRQLEENRPRNRSALYSPTETRSGSITPF is encoded by the exons atgTCTTCTCTCAAAACCCTTTCCTCTTTCTACcttctcttcttcatcttcttcttctgcaACAAAGCCTCAACAAAAACCACACCACCTTCAACTTCCTCTGACATAGAActtcttttgttcaaaatcaaaccTTCACTTCAAGGCAAAACTGAGAACCTTGTCCTCTCATCATGGAACACTTCAATCCCACTTTGTCAATGGAGAGGACTCAAATGGGTCTTCACAAACGGTTCATCACTTTCATGCACTGACTTATCTTCACCACAATGGAACAATCTTTCATTCTTCAAAAACCCTTTTTTGCATTTGTTTTCTCTTCAACTACCTTCTGCAAATCTCTCTGGTTCTCTCCCTAGAGAGATTGGTCAGTTTCCTATGCTTCAAAGTCTTTACCTTAATATTAACTCATTGACTGGTACTATTCCTCTTGAACTTGGTTATGGTTCTTCACTTTCTGAAGTTGATTTGAGTGATAATCTTTTGAATGGTGTTCTTCCACCTTCTATATGGAATTTGTGTGATAAACTTCTTTCTCTTAAACTTCATGGAAATTCTTTATCTGGGTCTGTTTCAGAACCTGCATTACCTGATTCATCTTGTAAATTTTTGCAGTTTCTTGATTTAGGTGGGAATAAATTTTCTGGTAATTTTCCTGATTTTGTTACTACTTTTGGTGCCTTAAAAGAGCTTGATTTAGGGAATAATATGTTTAGTGGTGTAATTCCTTATGGTTTAGTTGGACTTAGGTTAGAAAAATTGAATCTTTCTCATAATAACTTTAGTGGGGTGGTGCCATTTTTCGGAGAAACATCGAAATTCGGTGTTGATGCTTTTGAAGGGAATAGTCCTGATTTATGTGGTACACCTTTGCAAAGTTGTAGTAAGAATTCTTCATTGAGTTCTGGTGCTGTTGCTGGTATTGTTATTAGTCTTATGACAGGTGCTGTTGTTTTGGCTTCTTTGTTGATTGGTTATATgcaaaacaagaagaaaaagggGAGTGGTGATagtgaagatgaattgaatgatgaagaagatgatgaagaaaacgGTGGCGGAAATTCGGTTGGTGGAAATGGTGAAGGGAAGCTTATGTTATTTCCTGGTGGTGAGAATTTGACACTTGATGATGTGTTGAATGCGACCGGGCAAGTTATGGAGAAGACGTGTTATGGAACAGCTTATAAGGCTAAGCTTGCTGATGGTGGAACAATTGCTTTGAGGTTGTTGAGAGAAGGTACTTGCAAGGATAGGACTTCGTGTTTGGCGGTTATAAAACAGTTGGGGAAAATTCGACATGAGAATTTGATTCCTTTGAGAGCTTTCTATCAAGGAAAAAGAGGGGAGAAGCTGCTTATTTATGATTATCTGCCTCTCAGAACTCTTCATGATCTTTTGCATG AGATTAAAGCAGGAAAACCAGTGCTGAACTGGGCCAGGAGACACAAAATTGCATTGGGTATAGCAAGAGGACTAGCATATCTTCACACAGGACTTGATGCTCCTATAACTCACGCAAACATACGATCCAAGAATGTTCTCGTGGACGACTTCTTCGTTGCCAGGGTCTCCGATTTTGCCCTAGATAAATTGATGATCCCTTCCATAGCTGACGAGATGGTGGCACTTGCCAAGACTGACGGCTACAAAGCACCGGAGCTTCAAAGAATGAAGAAATGTAACTCAAGGACCGACGTTTATGCGTTCGGTATATTACTTCTTGAAATCTTGATTGGTAAGAAGCCTGGTAAGAACGGAAGAAGCGGCGAGTATGTGGATTTACCTTCGATGGTGAAAGTAGCGGTTCTGGAGGAGACAACAATGGAAGTGTTCGATGTGGAACTGTTGAAAGGGATAAGAAGTCCGATGGAAGACGGTTTAGTTCAAGCACTGAAGCTAGCGATGGGATGTTGTGCACCGGTTGCATCGGTTAGACCGAGTATGGAAGAAGTTGTGAGGCAATTGGAGGAGAATAGACCAAGGAACAGGTCTGCCTTATACAGTCCTACTGAGACAAGAAGTGGAAGTATTACACCATTTTGA